From candidate division KSB1 bacterium, the proteins below share one genomic window:
- a CDS encoding uroporphyrinogen decarboxylase, with translation MTDQQWEMLQKIITGEILKPLPVGFIIDSPWLPNWYGIQILDYFSNDELWFQANWKAIQEFPEVMFLPGFWSEFGMCTEPSAFGSRCSFPANEFPHAHKIIRTMDDIESLPRPNPKTDGLLPFVLNRLKLAKPKIEAAGHKIRFAVARGPLNIASFLMGTTEFLTTMMRLPEKATLLIKKITDFLKDWLELQIETFPTIDGILLLDDIIGFIGEAEFLQFALPYFKELFHAPVAIRFLHNDAACRVSAPYLAEMGVNLFNMGFDVSLNELKRLTDYQVTLLGNIPPRDVLANGSPADVSNAVNELLDSLEDKSRTILSCGGGMPPGVSSENLRAFIHAVKHHLTN, from the coding sequence ATGACAGACCAACAATGGGAAATGCTTCAAAAAATCATAACCGGAGAAATTCTAAAACCATTGCCTGTCGGTTTCATCATCGATAGCCCTTGGCTACCAAATTGGTACGGCATCCAGATTCTCGATTATTTCAGCAATGATGAATTATGGTTTCAGGCCAATTGGAAAGCGATCCAGGAATTTCCTGAAGTCATGTTTTTACCGGGCTTTTGGTCTGAATTTGGGATGTGCACCGAGCCTTCGGCATTTGGATCGCGCTGTAGTTTTCCAGCGAATGAATTTCCACATGCCCATAAAATCATCCGTACGATGGATGACATCGAATCGCTCCCTCGGCCAAATCCGAAGACAGATGGGTTATTGCCGTTCGTATTAAACCGTTTGAAATTAGCCAAACCAAAAATCGAAGCAGCAGGGCATAAGATCCGATTCGCCGTTGCGCGAGGGCCATTGAATATCGCCAGTTTTCTCATGGGAACGACCGAATTTCTCACCACGATGATGCGCCTCCCAGAAAAAGCGACATTGCTCATAAAAAAGATAACGGATTTTCTCAAGGATTGGTTAGAACTGCAAATCGAGACTTTCCCGACGATCGATGGCATACTCTTGTTAGATGATATTATCGGATTCATCGGTGAAGCTGAATTTCTCCAATTTGCATTGCCGTATTTCAAGGAATTATTTCACGCGCCGGTCGCCATTCGGTTTTTGCACAATGACGCCGCTTGCCGAGTCTCCGCTCCATATCTCGCAGAAATGGGCGTAAATTTGTTCAATATGGGCTTCGATGTTTCACTTAATGAGCTGAAGCGACTGACCGATTATCAGGTAACATTGCTCGGCAATATCCCTCCCAGAGATGTTTTGGCCAATGGAAGCCCAGCAGATGTGAGCAACGCGGTCAACGAATTATTAGATTCTCTGGAAGATAAATCACGAACGATTTTATCTTGTGGGGGAGGGATGCCGCCAGGGGTGAGCAGTGAGAACCTACGGGCTTTCATCCACGCTGTGAAACACCACTTGACAAATTAA
- a CDS encoding aldo/keto reductase has product MQYREFGRTGWKISTISFGAWAIGGTWGPVDDNESLAALHRAVERGVNFFDTADVYGDGHSERLLRQLRREHKETIYIATKAGRRLTPHTAAGYNRENLTAFVDRSLKNLGTEAIDLLQLHCPPTDVYYMPEVFDILDNLVQAGKIRYYGVSVERVEEALKAIGYPNVQSVQVIFNMFRHRPAELFFEQAKQRKVGIIARVPLASGMLTGKLTKNSTFATDDHRQFNRHGEAFDRGETFSGVDYDVGLEVVEKLKKICPPGMTMTQFALRWILMFDAVTCAIPGARRPSQVEENVSAADLPPIAVETMNHVREIYNNHIRKLVHHYW; this is encoded by the coding sequence ATGCAATACCGAGAATTTGGCCGCACTGGCTGGAAAATATCTACGATTAGCTTCGGTGCCTGGGCAATTGGCGGCACTTGGGGACCAGTTGATGACAATGAATCACTCGCCGCTTTGCACCGAGCAGTTGAGCGTGGCGTCAATTTCTTCGATACCGCCGATGTCTATGGCGATGGTCACAGCGAACGACTGCTCAGACAACTGCGACGAGAGCATAAAGAAACCATTTATATCGCTACCAAAGCAGGACGTCGGCTCACTCCACACACTGCCGCAGGGTATAACCGAGAAAATCTGACCGCATTTGTCGACCGCAGCCTAAAAAATCTGGGCACAGAGGCCATCGATCTGCTTCAACTTCATTGCCCACCGACCGATGTCTATTATATGCCTGAGGTGTTCGATATACTTGACAATTTGGTCCAAGCGGGTAAAATTCGGTATTATGGCGTGAGCGTCGAGCGGGTGGAGGAGGCGCTCAAAGCCATCGGATATCCTAATGTACAATCAGTGCAAGTCATCTTCAATATGTTTCGGCATCGACCAGCGGAGTTGTTCTTCGAACAAGCGAAACAACGAAAAGTTGGCATCATTGCTCGAGTTCCTTTGGCTTCTGGGATGCTCACTGGCAAGCTGACAAAAAATTCTACATTTGCCACCGATGATCATCGACAATTCAATCGCCATGGGGAGGCGTTTGATCGCGGTGAGACCTTTTCGGGTGTGGATTATGATGTGGGACTCGAGGTAGTAGAAAAGCTAAAGAAGATTTGTCCCCCCGGAATGACCATGACCCAATTTGCGCTACGCTGGATTTTGATGTTCGATGCCGTTACCTGCGCGATTCCTGGGGCAAGACGCCCGTCACAGGTCGAAGAAAATGTCAGCGCTGCCGATTTGCCACCGATCGCTGTGGAAACAATGAATCATGTACGGGAAATTTACAATAACCACATTCGGAAATTGGTGCATCATTATTGGTAG
- a CDS encoding glycosyl hydrolase 115 family protein, with translation MTHRNNKKLLPSTIQLWLTILLVSLLLGIALIRPKPASAKDPETFFSTEKLAGAFALSDAGKPAVLCASSQDYPGVLRVLRHFQADIERVTGTKPAISFDDIPEANEIVIIGTLGKSQLIDKLVSDNKLDVSDIVGRWEASLIQVIEHPFSIGTSALVIVGSDKRGTIFGMFDLSEKIGVSPWYWWADVPPKKKTDIYILPGRHILGPPKVKYRGIFINDEAPALSGWAYEKFGGFNAKFYEHVFELILRLKGNFLWPAMWGRAFYDDDPENPRLADEYGVVIGTSHHEPMMRAHDEWRRYGSGPWNYEKNEAKLRQFWTEGIRRMGNYESIVTLAMRGDGDEPMSEEANIELLQRIVKDQREILKEVTGKDITTIPQVWALYKEVQEYYDKGMRVPDDVTLLLCDDNWGNIRKLPKLDDPPRAGGYGIYYHYDYVGGPRNFKWLNTNQISRVWEQMHLAYEYDARQIWIVNVGDIKPMEFPISFFLDYAWNPEIFPAEYLPEYTRLWSEKQFGLRYAKEIAHILTSYTKFNSRRKPELLSPDTYSLVNYREAETVVSDYKKLEEQARTVYDALPAEYQDAFYQLVLHPVEACANLNELYVTVGKNRLYAKQGRAATNSLAEKAKQLFARDAEITNYYNKIMANGKWNHMMDQTHIGYTYWQQPETNVMPEVKEISIPETAEMGVAVEGSDCWWPNAPGMAILPTFDRYHQQSYYIELFNRGKKPFKYSIKTDKPWIKVDPTSGEIRTEQRLWVKIDWQKVPEGEQNGQILVAGPHRRRIVVHAKILNPAIPQSELQGCFIECNNYVSIEAEHYSRAVANPPLNWQRIPDLGRTLSGMTIFPVTAPSQPASATGPRLEFDTYLFSQGEVKVKAYLSPTLNFHNTQGLRYGISFDDDPIQVINIHENKTFQDWEESVRNNITVEISQHVINESGRHVLKFWMVDPGVVLQKLVVETGEIKPSYLGPPESIKM, from the coding sequence ATGACCCATAGGAACAACAAAAAACTTTTGCCATCGACAATTCAACTCTGGCTAACCATCCTTCTTGTCTCACTGCTATTGGGTATTGCATTGATCCGGCCAAAACCTGCATCAGCAAAGGACCCTGAAACTTTTTTTTCCACGGAAAAGCTCGCCGGCGCATTTGCTCTTTCTGATGCCGGCAAACCAGCCGTATTGTGCGCGAGCTCCCAGGACTATCCGGGTGTGCTTCGCGTTCTCAGGCACTTTCAGGCCGATATCGAGCGGGTGACTGGGACGAAACCAGCGATCTCGTTTGATGACATTCCTGAAGCCAATGAAATAGTCATCATCGGCACCTTGGGCAAAAGCCAGTTGATCGACAAGTTGGTTTCTGATAACAAGCTCGATGTCTCTGACATTGTAGGTCGATGGGAAGCATCGCTCATCCAGGTCATAGAACACCCATTCTCAATAGGAACGTCAGCGCTGGTCATTGTTGGGAGCGATAAACGCGGCACAATCTTCGGGATGTTTGATCTTTCTGAGAAGATCGGTGTTTCGCCCTGGTATTGGTGGGCAGATGTTCCGCCAAAGAAAAAGACTGATATTTATATTCTACCAGGTCGACACATCCTTGGCCCACCGAAAGTAAAATATCGAGGTATTTTTATTAACGATGAAGCGCCTGCACTTTCTGGCTGGGCTTATGAGAAGTTCGGAGGGTTTAATGCCAAATTTTATGAGCATGTGTTTGAGCTGATCTTGAGATTGAAAGGGAACTTTCTCTGGCCAGCCATGTGGGGGAGGGCCTTTTATGACGATGACCCTGAAAATCCTCGATTGGCGGATGAATACGGTGTAGTAATCGGCACTTCGCATCATGAGCCGATGATGCGGGCGCATGATGAATGGCGCCGATATGGCTCTGGGCCTTGGAATTATGAAAAGAATGAAGCCAAGTTGCGCCAATTTTGGACCGAAGGAATTCGCCGGATGGGCAATTACGAAAGCATCGTGACCCTGGCCATGCGCGGCGACGGCGATGAGCCCATGAGTGAAGAGGCGAATATCGAGTTGCTTCAGAGGATCGTTAAAGATCAACGAGAAATTTTAAAAGAGGTGACTGGCAAAGACATCACCACCATTCCCCAAGTTTGGGCACTCTATAAAGAGGTGCAGGAATATTACGACAAAGGGATGCGCGTTCCCGATGATGTGACTTTGCTGCTGTGCGATGATAATTGGGGCAATATCCGCAAACTGCCCAAGTTGGACGATCCACCGCGTGCTGGTGGCTACGGCATATATTATCATTACGATTATGTAGGCGGACCGAGGAATTTTAAATGGCTCAATACCAACCAAATTTCTCGGGTGTGGGAGCAAATGCATCTGGCGTATGAATATGACGCGAGGCAAATCTGGATCGTCAATGTGGGGGATATTAAACCAATGGAATTTCCCATTAGCTTTTTTCTGGATTATGCCTGGAATCCAGAAATTTTTCCCGCTGAATATTTGCCCGAGTATACCAGACTTTGGTCGGAAAAACAATTCGGCTTACGGTACGCAAAAGAGATCGCTCACATCTTAACCAGCTATACCAAATTCAATTCCCGCCGAAAGCCTGAATTGCTTTCCCCAGACACATATAGTCTGGTCAACTACCGAGAAGCTGAGACAGTTGTATCCGATTATAAAAAATTAGAAGAACAAGCCCGAACGGTTTATGACGCTCTTCCTGCTGAATATCAAGATGCCTTTTATCAACTGGTGCTTCATCCAGTGGAAGCCTGTGCCAATTTGAATGAGCTTTATGTCACCGTGGGAAAAAATCGGCTTTATGCTAAACAGGGACGAGCAGCGACCAACAGCTTGGCAGAAAAGGCGAAGCAATTATTCGCTCGGGACGCAGAAATCACCAATTACTACAATAAAATTATGGCCAACGGCAAATGGAACCACATGATGGATCAAACCCATATTGGTTACACCTATTGGCAGCAACCGGAGACCAATGTCATGCCAGAGGTCAAAGAAATATCAATTCCAGAGACGGCGGAAATGGGAGTTGCTGTTGAGGGTTCCGATTGCTGGTGGCCCAACGCGCCTGGCATGGCAATTTTGCCGACCTTCGATCGATATCATCAACAAAGCTACTATATCGAGCTATTCAACCGGGGCAAAAAACCTTTTAAATATTCCATTAAAACAGACAAGCCTTGGATCAAAGTCGATCCCACATCTGGCGAAATTCGGACCGAGCAGCGGCTATGGGTGAAAATAGATTGGCAAAAAGTACCAGAAGGAGAGCAGAATGGGCAAATCCTGGTCGCTGGGCCTCACCGCCGCCGCATAGTGGTTCATGCAAAAATTTTGAATCCAGCTATCCCCCAGTCTGAGCTGCAAGGTTGCTTTATTGAATGCAATAATTATGTTTCAATAGAGGCTGAGCACTATTCGCGCGCTGTTGCAAATCCACCCCTTAATTGGCAACGCATCCCCGATTTGGGGCGGACGCTATCGGGCATGACGATATTTCCAGTTACTGCACCATCTCAGCCGGCAAGCGCTACTGGACCGCGATTGGAATTTGATACTTATCTGTTCAGCCAAGGAGAGGTGAAGGTCAAAGCTTATCTATCTCCGACGCTAAATTTCCATAACACCCAAGGATTGCGCTACGGGATTTCGTTCGATGACGACCCCATTCAAGTCATCAATATCCACGAGAATAAGACTTTTCAAGATTGGGAAGAATCGGTGCGCAACAATATCACCGTGGAGATTTCTCAACATGTCATTAACGAATCAGGTCGGCACGTTTTGAAATTTTGGATGGTTGATCCAGGGGTGGTGTTACAAAAACTGGTTGTGGAGACTGGTGAAATTAAGCCGAGTTATTTAGGCCCCCCAGAGAGCATAAAGATGTAG
- a CDS encoding RNA methyltransferase — MPIRKISHFDLLDQTPSLEMVQQRPRRPISVLLDHVRSLYNVGSIFRTSDAVGVEKLYLCGLTGYPPRAEIHKAALGAEKTVPWEHCPDPVAAIHQLKSRGYRIVVLEHTDQSQLYHQAHYEFPLCLVVGHEITGVSDEVVALADQAIEIPMAGIKQSLNVAVAYGVAIYEIIKHCPDPFQATH, encoded by the coding sequence ATGCCGATACGAAAAATTTCTCACTTCGATTTGCTGGATCAGACGCCTTCGTTGGAAATGGTTCAACAGCGGCCGCGCCGTCCGATTTCGGTTTTGTTGGATCATGTCCGAAGCTTGTACAACGTGGGATCGATCTTTCGGACGTCAGATGCTGTTGGAGTTGAAAAGCTCTATCTTTGTGGTCTCACTGGCTATCCGCCCCGAGCTGAGATCCATAAAGCCGCGTTGGGAGCTGAGAAAACGGTACCGTGGGAGCACTGTCCCGATCCAGTAGCGGCGATCCATCAGCTCAAGTCACGTGGCTATCGAATTGTCGTTCTGGAACATACCGATCAATCCCAGCTCTATCATCAGGCTCACTACGAGTTCCCGCTTTGCCTGGTAGTGGGTCATGAGATCACCGGCGTTTCCGATGAAGTGGTGGCGCTGGCCGATCAGGCGATTGAGATCCCCATGGCAGGGATAAAGCAATCGCTCAATGTGGCCGTTGCCTATGGTGTAGCCATTTATGAAATCATTAAGCATTGCCCTGATCCTTTTCAAGCAACACATTAA
- a CDS encoding glycosyl hydrolase family 8: protein MIARKTLHPVLLLFFLCYAFPLYSILAQCQSQKKANSGAYNSHHYPNLFVELLGCSEAQVQARIDSTFQQLFYGDDETQRIYYPVEPDMAYIEDIFNQDVRTEGMSYGMMIAVQLDKKAEFDRLWNWAKTYMQHQTGPLRHYFAWHCRTDGTKIDTNPASDGEEWIVMSLLFAANRWGEGEGIFRYRAEAQQILDAMLGKSPHSDRADVVTNMFNPKNKLVVFVPAGHVDDFTDPSYHVPHFYELWARWANKNNRFWQAAAKASREFLKRAVHPITGLAPDYATFEGKPLDPPWGGGHHDFRFDAWRVAMNVAIDYLWFARDDWAVVQSNRLLEFFYRQGIANYGNQFTIDGKKLGDDHSAGLVAMNAVAALAASDNMRKDFIAAFWNTPIPSGTYRYYDGMLYLLALLQVSGNFRIFE from the coding sequence GTGATCGCTCGAAAGACGCTTCATCCTGTTTTGCTGCTATTCTTCCTTTGTTATGCTTTTCCGCTCTATTCAATCCTTGCCCAATGTCAATCTCAAAAAAAAGCCAACTCTGGCGCGTATAATAGTCATCATTATCCCAATCTCTTTGTTGAGCTCCTCGGCTGTTCAGAAGCCCAGGTCCAGGCCAGAATCGACAGCACCTTCCAGCAACTGTTCTATGGGGATGATGAAACGCAACGGATTTACTATCCGGTCGAGCCAGATATGGCCTATATAGAGGATATTTTCAATCAGGATGTTCGCACTGAGGGCATGTCCTATGGCATGATGATCGCTGTTCAGCTCGATAAAAAAGCTGAATTCGATCGGCTTTGGAACTGGGCCAAAACTTACATGCAGCATCAGACCGGGCCGCTGCGACATTATTTTGCTTGGCATTGTCGCACCGATGGGACGAAGATCGATACAAATCCGGCTTCAGATGGTGAAGAGTGGATCGTCATGTCGCTTCTATTTGCTGCAAATCGATGGGGAGAAGGCGAAGGCATTTTTCGATACAGGGCGGAAGCGCAGCAAATTTTGGATGCGATGCTTGGCAAAAGCCCTCACTCAGATCGTGCCGATGTTGTCACCAATATGTTCAATCCCAAAAACAAATTGGTAGTGTTTGTGCCAGCCGGTCATGTCGATGATTTTACTGACCCATCCTATCATGTCCCCCATTTCTATGAATTATGGGCGCGGTGGGCAAACAAGAATAATCGATTTTGGCAAGCAGCAGCGAAAGCAAGTCGAGAATTCCTCAAGCGGGCAGTCCATCCGATTACTGGATTGGCACCAGATTATGCGACTTTTGAAGGAAAGCCTTTGGATCCTCCCTGGGGTGGCGGTCACCACGACTTTCGTTTCGATGCTTGGCGCGTTGCAATGAACGTTGCCATCGATTATCTTTGGTTTGCGCGAGATGATTGGGCCGTGGTGCAGTCCAATCGCCTGCTCGAATTCTTTTATCGTCAGGGCATAGCCAATTACGGCAATCAATTCACAATTGATGGCAAAAAATTAGGTGATGATCATAGCGCTGGCTTGGTAGCCATGAATGCCGTTGCAGCCCTGGCTGCTTCAGATAATATGCGAAAAGACTTTATAGCAGCGTTTTGGAACACACCGATTCCAAGCGGCACCTACCGCTATTATGATGGCATGTTGTATCTCCTGGCACTGCTTCAGGTCAGTGGCAATTTTCGAATTTTTGAATGA
- a CDS encoding glycoside hydrolase family 97 protein, with translation MRRRFLLLFAFTCLLSLSNSNARQYQLASPDQKIKVQLFVSDQVSFSVWFKNQQIIKPSAIGMRLDEGRWLGKDISIHGVQRTTIRETLQPVIKVKNANIENHCNQLMIQIKGDYGLILRAYNDGFAYRWFTNFKKDIEVFEELATFEFGSDHPLYFAQEESFYTHSERLYQRMLLSEVTADRMGYLPAVIDIPSGPKVAILEADLEDYPGMYLTGSLHSPTALLAKFPYFPLEFEQRSDRDVMVTRRADFLVKTRGQRVFPWRVLIIAERDAELVESQMVYKLAKDCQIANPSWIRPGKVAWDWWNWNNIYGVDFRAGINTKTYQYYIDFASRFGIEYVILDEGWYRLGNLLEVVPEIDIPQLVAYGREKNVGIILWMSWKTLDDQLEPALEQFVRWGIKGIKVDFMQRDDQPMVNYYYKVAQEAAKRQLLVDFHGAYKPTGLIRTYPNVLTSEGVRGLEWSKWSTEDPNPEHNVTLPFTRMLAGPMDYTPGAMINATKEQFRPVFQRPMSQGTRCHQLAMYVVFESPLQMLCDSPSNYLREAECMEFLARVPTTWDETRVLAAQMADFIVIARRHGNDWFIGAMTDWTARDLMIDFSFLGDKKYTIELFQDGINADRNAMDFKKQVMTVHKGEQLKVHLAPGGGWVAWLHL, from the coding sequence ATGCGAAGACGATTTCTTTTGTTGTTTGCATTTACCTGCCTTTTGTCTTTATCCAACTCAAATGCTCGCCAATATCAGCTTGCTTCGCCGGATCAGAAAATTAAAGTGCAACTGTTCGTATCAGATCAAGTGTCCTTTTCTGTTTGGTTCAAAAATCAACAGATAATAAAGCCATCCGCCATTGGGATGCGATTAGATGAGGGGAGATGGTTGGGGAAAGATATTTCGATTCATGGCGTCCAGCGCACAACGATTCGGGAGACATTACAACCAGTGATCAAAGTGAAAAACGCCAATATCGAGAATCATTGCAATCAGCTCATGATTCAAATCAAAGGGGATTACGGGCTGATCCTTCGCGCCTATAATGATGGCTTCGCCTATCGCTGGTTCACCAATTTCAAAAAGGACATCGAGGTGTTCGAGGAACTGGCTACATTTGAATTTGGTTCTGATCATCCACTCTATTTTGCCCAAGAAGAGAGCTTCTATACCCATTCGGAACGGTTATATCAGCGAATGTTGCTCAGCGAAGTAACTGCCGATCGCATGGGTTACTTGCCAGCAGTGATCGATATTCCTTCTGGGCCGAAAGTCGCCATCCTTGAAGCTGATCTTGAGGATTACCCTGGCATGTACCTCACTGGCTCGCTGCACTCGCCAACAGCACTTTTGGCGAAATTCCCCTATTTTCCCCTGGAGTTTGAACAGCGCAGTGATCGAGATGTGATGGTCACTCGACGGGCAGATTTTCTGGTGAAGACTCGGGGTCAGCGCGTATTTCCATGGCGGGTACTGATCATCGCCGAAAGGGATGCTGAATTGGTCGAAAGCCAGATGGTCTATAAATTGGCCAAAGACTGCCAAATTGCCAATCCGTCCTGGATTAGGCCGGGGAAAGTGGCCTGGGACTGGTGGAATTGGAACAATATTTACGGCGTGGATTTTCGTGCTGGGATCAACACCAAGACCTATCAGTATTATATTGATTTTGCCTCGCGGTTCGGGATCGAATATGTGATCCTGGATGAAGGATGGTATCGTTTGGGCAATTTGTTAGAGGTAGTCCCAGAAATCGATATACCTCAATTAGTGGCGTACGGCCGCGAGAAAAATGTCGGCATTATTCTTTGGATGAGCTGGAAGACGCTGGATGACCAATTGGAACCAGCATTGGAGCAGTTTGTCCGATGGGGGATAAAGGGCATTAAAGTCGATTTCATGCAGCGGGATGATCAACCGATGGTCAATTATTATTACAAAGTTGCTCAGGAAGCGGCGAAACGCCAGTTGCTCGTCGATTTCCATGGTGCCTATAAACCGACGGGTTTGATTCGCACCTATCCAAACGTGCTCACCAGTGAGGGCGTTCGAGGTCTTGAATGGAGTAAATGGTCAACCGAGGATCCCAACCCAGAGCACAATGTCACCCTGCCGTTCACGCGGATGCTGGCCGGTCCAATGGATTACACGCCGGGCGCGATGATCAACGCCACAAAAGAGCAATTTCGGCCTGTATTCCAGCGCCCCATGAGCCAAGGGACTCGCTGTCATCAATTGGCCATGTATGTGGTTTTTGAGAGCCCGCTCCAGATGCTATGCGATAGCCCATCCAATTATCTGAGAGAAGCTGAATGCATGGAATTTCTGGCTCGAGTGCCAACGACCTGGGATGAGACTCGTGTTTTGGCTGCTCAAATGGCCGATTTCATTGTCATCGCTCGGCGTCATGGCAATGACTGGTTCATTGGTGCCATGACCGATTGGACCGCCAGAGACCTCATGATCGATTTTTCTTTTCTCGGGGATAAAAAATATACGATTGAGTTATTCCAGGATGGCATCAACGCCGATCGCAATGCGATGGATTTCAAAAAGCAGGTGATGACCGTTCACAAGGGCGAGCAACTCAAGGTTCATCTGGCACCAGGCGGAGGATGGGTCGCCTGGTTGCATCTATGA
- a CDS encoding LacI family transcriptional regulator — MKKITIEDVAKRAGVSKGTVSAVINAKNTVKPDTRERILEVMKELNFRPRGMARNLKNGNQDKCIGIIIKDLSYPFYTTIALGAREYAHNKGYSFIVASSENDHECEKKFTHLFSTKDIKGAIIAPLVEGDAEIEHLFKLKMINYPFVLLEDVKGIQANVVAIDNLKAIKKAVKYLIDSGHTKIVHFAGPPQSSHTQERIEGFRDAFSESPLVFNKDMIVSIGSRHEESYGNTLNYFKNLRREDYPTAIVCFNDQQALAVMTALKDLNIRVPDDISIVGNDDIYYAKIYPVPLTTIRAPQYEIGRKAAEILIRNIETPGQLPPERVVLETDFIIRESTRVLNV, encoded by the coding sequence ATGAAGAAAATAACGATCGAGGATGTAGCAAAGCGCGCTGGTGTTTCTAAAGGCACTGTCTCGGCAGTTATCAACGCAAAAAATACCGTAAAGCCCGATACCCGAGAGCGTATTTTAGAAGTGATGAAAGAGCTAAATTTTCGGCCTCGCGGGATGGCAAGAAATTTAAAAAATGGTAATCAGGATAAATGTATTGGGATCATTATTAAAGACCTGAGTTATCCCTTTTATACGACGATTGCACTTGGTGCGCGCGAATACGCTCATAATAAAGGATATTCCTTTATCGTTGCCAGTTCAGAAAACGATCATGAGTGTGAGAAAAAATTTACCCATTTATTTTCGACTAAAGACATCAAAGGAGCGATCATTGCCCCATTGGTCGAAGGTGATGCGGAGATTGAGCATTTGTTCAAGTTGAAGATGATCAATTACCCATTTGTGCTCCTGGAGGACGTAAAGGGCATTCAGGCGAATGTGGTGGCGATCGACAATTTGAAGGCAATTAAGAAGGCAGTCAAATATTTGATTGATAGTGGCCATACGAAAATTGTTCACTTTGCGGGCCCGCCGCAGTCGTCTCATACTCAGGAGAGAATCGAGGGCTTTCGCGATGCATTCAGCGAAAGCCCATTGGTGTTCAATAAAGATATGATTGTCTCCATTGGTTCGCGGCATGAGGAAAGCTATGGAAATACGCTGAATTATTTTAAAAATCTCAGACGAGAAGATTATCCCACAGCCATCGTGTGTTTCAATGATCAGCAAGCCCTGGCAGTCATGACCGCACTGAAGGATTTAAACATCCGCGTCCCCGACGATATCTCCATCGTAGGTAATGACGACATATACTATGCCAAGATTTATCCAGTGCCATTGACAACCATTCGGGCACCCCAATATGAGATCGGCAGAAAAGCAGCCGAGATACTCATTCGTAATATCGAAACGCCAGGTCAGTTGCCACCCGAGCGCGTGGTTTTGGAAACCGATTTCATCATCCGGGAATCCACTCGGGTTTTGAATGTCTGA
- a CDS encoding alpha/beta hydrolase — MIRRYYIIFALIILLIVWTPSYCSPQIPGADNWVDYASGDYDILPNITYAIANNTELKLDLYLPKDKSQPHPTLILFHGGGWVAGQKERNILYLLPYLSMGWAAINVEYRTAPNSLAPAAVEDCRCALRWAFYHAEQYNLDPSRFVLTGTSAGGHLALITGMLPSNSIFDRACPTPDSVRWRSGMVPEVKVAAIVNWFGITDVADLLDGPNAKHYAIEWFGSMSNREELARQLSPIHHVRPGLPAMITIHGDQDIIVPYSHAKRLHAALDQAGVPNQLVTIKGAGHGGFNRQALVESYAAIREFLRKNKVLKSE; from the coding sequence ATGATCCGAAGATATTATATCATCTTCGCCTTGATAATCCTGCTGATTGTTTGGACTCCGAGTTACTGCTCACCGCAAATTCCAGGTGCTGATAATTGGGTCGATTACGCTTCTGGCGATTACGACATTCTGCCAAACATTACTTATGCCATTGCCAACAATACCGAACTGAAGCTCGATCTCTATTTGCCAAAAGATAAAAGCCAGCCGCATCCAACGCTCATTTTATTTCATGGTGGCGGCTGGGTCGCAGGACAGAAGGAGCGGAACATCTTATACCTATTGCCTTACTTGTCCATGGGATGGGCTGCCATCAATGTGGAATATCGGACAGCACCAAACTCATTGGCACCAGCAGCAGTGGAGGATTGTCGCTGTGCGCTTCGATGGGCATTCTATCATGCCGAGCAGTACAATCTGGATCCTTCAAGATTTGTTTTGACTGGCACTTCGGCTGGCGGTCATTTGGCGTTGATCACTGGCATGTTACCATCTAATTCAATTTTTGATCGTGCCTGCCCCACACCGGATAGCGTTCGCTGGCGATCTGGGATGGTTCCCGAAGTAAAAGTTGCGGCGATTGTCAACTGGTTCGGCATTACGGATGTCGCGGATTTGCTTGATGGCCCAAATGCCAAGCATTATGCGATCGAATGGTTCGGCAGCATGAGCAATCGAGAGGAATTGGCACGCCAGCTATCCCCCATCCACCATGTCAGGCCAGGTCTGCCGGCAATGATCACCATCCATGGCGATCAAGACATCATTGTGCCATATAGTCACGCCAAACGATTGCATGCAGCATTGGACCAAGCAGGCGTTCCGAATCAACTGGTAACGATTAAAGGAGCTGGACACGGAGGTTTTAATCGACAAGCGTTAGTAGAAAGCTATGCTGCGATCAGAGAATTTCTCAGGAAGAATAAAGTTCTAAAATCCGAGTAA